In Phlebotomus papatasi isolate M1 chromosome 1, Ppap_2.1, whole genome shotgun sequence, the following proteins share a genomic window:
- the LOC129799564 gene encoding nucleolar protein 56: MAKLFVLYEHAAGFGLFSVNEFEEVSMLLPQVEASVTDLSRFNAIVKLVSFSPFKTAVSALENANAVSEGILPQDLAVFLDTALPVKKKKVTLGVADSKIGAAIVEALGIQCSHTGAVPEILRGIRMHFASMVKGFTPKSAGVAQLGLGHSYSRAKVKFNVHRSDNMIIQSIALLDLLDKDINTFSMRIREWYSYHFPELVKIVPDNHMYAKVAQYIKDRKSLTQESVAELEEILMDTEKAQAIVDASKMSMGMDISVVDLMNIQMFAGRVVRLSDYRKQLAEYLHSKMGNVAPNLQSLIGDQVGARLISKAGSLTNLAKYPASTVQILGAEKALFRALKTRTNTPKYGLLYHSTYIGRAGVKNKGRISRFLANKCAIASRIDCFTEAPSNVFGDALKQQVEDRLKFYESGEPPRKNTEVMEEAMALNDELQKAEKKKKKKKKRAAAENGDVSMKSENGQDTTMDNGEEESAEPPKKKKKKKKNKEEA; encoded by the coding sequence GCGAAATTGTTTGTGCTTTACGAGCACGCAGCGGGCTTTGGGCTGTTTTCTGTGAATGAATTCGAGGAAGTGTCGATGCTTCTGCCCCAGGTGGAGGCATCCGTGACGGATCTCAGTCGCTTCAATGCCATTGTGAAACTGGTAAGTTTCTCTCCCTTTAAGACCGCCGTGTCTGCCCTTGAGAATGCCAATGCTGTGTCTGAGGGAATTCTGCCACAGGATTTGGCAGTTTTCCTGGACACTGCTCTACCGGTGAAGAAGAAAAAGGTCACATTGGGGGTGGCAGATAGCAAAATTGGTGCTGCAATTGTTGAAGCACTGGGAATTCAGTGTAGTCACACGGGGGCAGTTCCGGAGATCTTGAGAGGGATCCGTATGCACTTTGCCAGCATGGTGAAGGGATTTACACCCAAAAGTGCAGGTGTGGCTCAGTTGGGACTGGGGCATAGCTACTCAAGGGCTAAAGTTAAGTTTAATGTCCATCGATCGGATAACATGATCATCCAATCGATTGCTCTGCTGGATCTTCTGGACAAGGATATCAATACATTCAGCATGAGGATTAGGGAATGGTACTCATATCACTTCCCGGAACTTGTGAAAATTGTCCCTGATAACCATATGTATGCAAAAGTTGCGCAGTATATCAAGGATCGGAAGAGTCTGACGCAGGAATCCGTGGCAGAGCTAGAGGAGATCCTGATGGACACGGAGAAGGCTCAAGCCATTGTTGATGCCTCGAAAATGTCGATGGGAATGGATATATCCGTGGTGGATTTGATGAATATCCAAATGTTTGCCGGAAGGGTAGTCAGGCTTTCTGATTACCGGAAGCAACTGGCTGAGTATCTGCATTCGAAAATGGGCAATGTTGCGCCTAATTTGCAATCCCTGATTGGCGATCAGGTTGGTGCTAGGCTCATTTCCAAGGCTGGCAGTCTCACAAATCTCGCCAAATATCCAGCTTCGACAGTTCAGATCCTTGGAGCTGAGAAAGCTCTCTTCAGAGCCCTCAAGACACGCACTAACACTCCCAAGTACGGTCTTCTCTACCACTCGACCTACATCGGTCGGGCTGGCGTGAAGAACAAGGGCAGAATCTCACGATTCCTGGCCAATAAATGCGCAATCGCCTCGAGAATTGATTGCTTCACCGAAGCTCCTTCAAATGTCTTCGGGGACGCCCTGAAGCAGCAAGTTGAGGACCGCCTGAAGTTCTACGAGTCCGGAGAGCCTCCCCGGAAGAACACTGAAGTCATGGAGGAAGCCATGGCCCTCAATGATGAGCTCCAAAAGGccgagaagaagaaaaagaaaaagaagaagcgTGCAGCTGCCGAGAACGGAGACGTCTCCATGAAGAGTGAGAATGGTCAGGACACCACGATGGACAATGGCGAGGAGGAATCTGCAGAGCCGcccaagaagaaaaagaagaagaagaagaacaagGAGGAggcataa